The following nucleotide sequence is from Streptomyces bathyalis.
ACGGCACGTATCTGATGCTGCCCGGCGAGCTCGTCACCGCGGTGCAGGAGGGCGTCAACATCAACGTGGTGCTGGTGCAGAACCACGGCTACGCCTCGATCGGCGGCCTGTCCGAGCAGACCGGCGCCGAGCGTTTCGGCACCGCGTACCGGTACCGCGCGCCCGACGGCACGTACACGGGCGAGCCGCTGCCCGTCGACCTCGCGGCCAACGCCGCCTCGCTGGGCATGGAGGTCATCCGGGCGGAGACCGTCGGCGAACTGCGCACCGCGCTCGCGCAGGCGCGCGCCTCCGACCGCCCGACGTGCGTCTACGTCGAGACCGACACCAGTCCCTCCGCTCCGGCGCCGCCGGGAGCCGCGGCCTGGTGGGACGTGGTCGTCGCAGAGACCTCGGACCGCCCGGCCGCCCGCAGGGCGCGCGAGGAGTACGAACGCCACGCGGCGGCCAGGCGGCGCCACTTGTGAGCAGCCCCCAGGAGCCCACCGGCTCAGGACCCGATGGAGCCACAGCTGAACAGCCCTGAATACGACCGGACTTCGCAATTCGCTTCGCCCAACTCTTTGAGAAAGGCCACCACATGAAGACTCTCGGACACTGGATCGGCGGCAAGGCCGTCGAATCCGTCTCGGGAAACGTCGGGCCCGTCTACAACCCCGCCACCGGCGCGCAGCCCACACATGTGGCGCTCGCCTCGGCCGAGGAGGTGGACTCGGCCGTCGACGCCGCGGGGCGTGCGTACGAGGAGTGGTCCCAGAGTTCTCTCGCCAAGCGCACGGCCTTTCTCTTCAAGTACCGCGAGCTCCTGGACGCCCACCGCGACGAGATCGCCGCGCTGATCACCTCCGAGCACGGCAAGGTCCACTCGGACGCGCTCGGCGAGGTGGCCCGCGGCATGGAGATCCTCGAACTGGCCTGCGGCATCCCGGAGAAGCTCAAGGGCGAACTGTCCACGCAGGTCTCCTCACGCGTCGACGTCTCCTCGATCCGCCAGCCGCTCGGAGTGGTCGCGGGCATCACGCCGTTCAACTTCCCCGCGATGGTGCCGATGTGGATGTTCCCGCTCGCGATCGCCTGCGGTAACACCTTCGTGCTGAAGCCGAGCGAGAAGGACCCGTCCGCGCCGTACCGTCTCGCCGAACTCGCCGCCGAGGCCGGCCTGCCGGACGGTGTGCTCAACGTCGTCAACGGCGACAAGATCGCGGTCGACCGGCTGCTGTCCCACCCGGACGTGGCGGGCGTCAGCTTCGTCGGGTCGACGCCGATCGCGAAGTACATCCAGACGGAGGCCGTCGCGCACGGCAAGCGGGTCCAGGCGCTGGGCGGCGCGAAGAACCACATGCTCGTACTGCCGGACGCCGACCTGGACTTCGCCGCCGACAACGCCATCAACGCGGCCTACGGCTCGGCCGGTGAGCGCTGCATGGCAGTCTCGGTCGTCGTCGCCGTCGGCGACACCGGCGACGAACTGGTGGCGAAGATCGCCGACCGCGCGCACAAGCTGCGCATCGGCCCGGGCGACGACCCGTCCTCCGAGATGGGCCCGCTCATCACCCGCGAGCACCGCGACAAGGTGGCCTCGTACGTCGGCGGCGCACGGGAACAGGGCGCGGACGTCGTCGTGGACGGCACCGGCTACACCGTCGAGGGCCACGAGGACGGCTTCTTCCTCGGCGTCTCCCTACTGGACAAGGTCTCAGCGGACATGGACGCCTACCGGGACGAGATCTTCGGCCCGGTGCTGTGCGTCGTGCGGGCGGACAGCTACGACGAGGCGATCAAGCTCATCAACAGCAGCCGGTGGGGCAACGGCACCGCCATCTTCACGCGCGACGGCGGCGCGGCCCGCCGGTTCCAACTGGAGGTCGAGGCGGGCATGGTGGGCGTCAACGTGCCCATTCCGGTGCCGGTCGGCCACCACTCCTTCGGCGGCTGGAAGGACTCCCTCTTCGGGGACCTGCACATCTACGGCAACGACGGCATCGCGTTCTACACGCGCGGAAAGGTCATCACCACGCGCTGGCCCGACCCCGCGGAGAGCGGCGGGATCAACCTGGGCTTCCCCACCTCGTCGTAGGACGCCGCGGGCCGGGCCCGTTCCGGCCCGTCCGGTCCGCTTCGGCCCCGTCCGGTTCCTCCGGCCGGGGCCGCCGCTGTTCGCGGCAGCAGGTCATGCCGTCCCAACAGCCGCTGCGCGCAACGCTGTTAAGGTCCCCGGTTGTGACCGGACCGGACTTCCTCGGCGCCACCCGGACCTTCTACGACGCCGTGGCCGCCGACTACGCCGAACGCTTCCACGACGAGCTGGCCGCCAAGCCGCTGGACCGTGCTCTGCTGGCCGCCTTCGCCGAGCTGGTTCTGAGCGCCGGAGGCGGGAAGGTCGCCGACCTCGGATGCGGTCCGGGCCGCATGACGGCGCACCTGCGCGAGCTGGGGCTCTCCGTGTACGGGGTGGACCTCTCGCCGCGGATGGTCGAGCTCGCCCGCCGGGCCAACCCGCAACTCCGCTTCGAAGAGGGCTCGATGACGGAGCTGGGCCTGCCGGACGGCGCACTCGCGGGAATAGTGTCCTGGTACTCGATAATCCACACACCCGGTGACCTGCTGCCGGAGGTCTTCGCCGAGTTCCACAGGATGCTCGTGCCGGGCGGTCATCTGCTGGTCGCCTTCCAAGTCGGCGACGAATCCGTGTACTTGGCACGCCCACTGGGGCACCCGGTCGCACTCGACTTCCACCGTCAGCAGCCCGACCGGATCGCCGAGCTGCTGAGCGAGGCCGGACTGAGCCTCGAGGCCCGGCTGCTGCGTGAGGCCGACGGCCGCGGCATGGAGACGACGCCCCAGGCCTTCCTGCTGGCGCGCAAGTCGTAGCGGGAGGCGGCGCGAGGGCTCCGGTTCGTGCTTCATTGCCCAGGCTTGACCAGGCGCGGAACCGGGCCGTGTCCGTCCGTCCCCGGGCCCGCGGCCGCCCCTGGCTCGGTCTGGAGCAGAACGCGGGAGTGGGAGAAGCCCGCGCGGAGATAGGCGGGGACCGCGGCGTCGCTGGAGTGGACCGTCAGCCGCTCCAGCCCCGATTCGCGTGCCAGAGCCAGGACTTCCTCGATCAGCCGGCCGCCCAGACCGCCGCCGCGTTCCTCCGGCGACACGTACACGCACTGCAGGTCCCCCGACGCCCGCTCCGGGGCTCCGGGGTGCGGCACCCGCTGCGTGACGGCGAGCCAGGCCATGCCGATGACCTCGTCGTCACGGGCCACGACCACGCACCTGTGCGAGGACGCGTTCCGCAGCGCCCACGTCACGAACCGGCTCACGAACTCGTCCCGGGAGGTGACCGGTGTCCGTTGCCTCTCCTTCGCCCACTGCCACCGGAGCCGGGCCACGGCCTCCAGCTCGCCGGTCCGGACGGGGCGGATCTCGATGCCGTTCACGCGCCCATGGTGGCCCGGACGGGCGGCTTCCAGCGCAGGGCCGTCACTCCGCGACGGGGACGTTGAGTTCCGTCCGCAGCTCGCTGGGGTCCATGTCAGGGGTCGGCTCGGTGAGGTAGACCTCCCACATCCCCGGGCCCGTCTTCAGCCCCTGTTCCTGCGTCCAGGCGAACAGCCGCTCCCACGAGGCACCCAGCCCGTTGAACGAGCCGTGGTGGATGAGCCGGGCGACCCGCGTCGCGGGGAGGGAGCCGGCGACGACGTCGCCCTCGGGCCGGACGGGGCGGTCCGTGGCGAAGCCGACCTCGAGGTCGGCGGTCTCCTTCGGCGGTTCGCGGTAGAAGCCGAACGCCGGGCCTGTGACCGTGACTTGCTGGCGGGCGAGGGTCTCGCCGAGCGCCCGGAACGAGCCGTCGAAGAAGTCCCGCAGCCCCGTGAGCGGCACGACACCGCGGACCACGGCGGTGACGGTCTCGCCGACCGTGACGAGTTCGGGGCCGCCGGATGCGCCGGCGGGCTGTGATGCGTTGCTGGTCATGATCCTCCCCAGGTGAGTGGTGCGCGATGTGACTGCGCGGCACACCCCGTCCACAGGTGTGCGTCTCCGGGGTTCGACCGTCCGGCACCGCGGAACTCATCGCTGAGCGTCCATGGCCGGGCCGCTTCCCGGCCTGGATGCGTGGCCGCGCCGCAATGCCCGGCTCGGAGACGCCCGAACTCACGTGTCCCTGGTACGGCGGTGCTAGTCCCGCGGGACGGTCACGACGGGCAGCGCGCCGAAAGTTCCGATCGAGGGTGGATGGCGGCGGCTGACAGTTCGCCGACAGTGAGCGGGACACTTCACCGAAAGGACGTCCCGCCCGTGTTCGAACGGCTCTCGGATCGCACATCGTCGATCGTCTTCATCGTGCTCACCCTCGGGATATCGCTGGGCACCGCCAACGTCGCCGGAGGGATCATCCTCGCCTTCTCGCCGGTGCTCGTCACTCTGGTGATGCTGCTGGTCGTCACCAGGGAGGGATACTCGCGCAACGGCTGGGGCCGGCTCGGTATGGGCCGACTCGGGCTGCGCATCTGGCCGTTCACGGTGGCCGCCACCGCCGGCGTCAGCGTGCTCGCCACCGCGGGTACCGTGGCGTTCGGCTTCGCCCGGTTCACTGCCCCGCATGACGACTGGGCGAAGTCGGCGCTCATACTGTGCGTCACGGGGCCGATTCTCGCGTTCGCCGAAGAGATCGGCTGGCGGGGCTACTTGCAGCCGCGGCTGGCGTTCCTGGGCGAGCGCCGGGCGATGCTCGTCATCGGCGTCGTCTGGATCGCCTGGCATCTGCCGTACATCCTGCTCACGCCGTACTACCACAGCGATGGGGACATGGCTCTGGTGCTCCCGCTGTTCGGCGCCTCCGTCATCGCCTTCTCGTTCCTGATCGGCTATCTGCGCGTCATGGCCGGCAGCGTGTGGCCCGCCGTGCTGGCCCACTTCGCGCACAACGCCACCTTCGCCTGGCTGCTGAATCACGCGATCTCGACCAAGCACCCCGTCATCTTCAGCGAGTACCTGGCCGGTGACACGGGATTGTTCGTGTTCATCGGCACGGCGGCGTTCGCGCTCGTGGCCGGAGTCAGGTACTCGGCCGCCGCGAGTCGTCGGCCAGCCCATGCGTCTGGGCGATGATGACGGCTTGCACACGGTCGCGTAGATCGAGTTTGCGCAGCACCGAACCCAGATGCGTCTTGACCGTCGACTCCGCCAGCTGAAGTCGTGCGGCGATCTCCGCGTTGGTGAGCCCGAGGCCGACCGAGGCGAGGATCTCGCGCTCCCGTGCGGTGAGACGTCCGAGATCCGCGCCGGCGGCGGGCTGCTGTTCGGTGGCGTCCGTCGCCGGCGGGCTGAGCACGAACGAGTCGATCAGGCGCCGCACGAGTCTCGGTGCGATCGGCGCCTCGCCCGCCGCGGCGGCCCGGATCGCCGTCAACAGCTCGGCGGCGCCCGCGTCCTTGAGGAGGAACCCGGCCGCCCCGGCCCGAAGGGCGGCGACGAGGAGCTCGTCGTCGTCGAAGGTCGTCAGCATCACGACCCGCGGTGGATCAGGTGTGGCGAGCAGCCGCCGGGTGGCTTCGACGCCGTCGAGTCCCGGCATACGGATGTCCATCAGGACGATGTCGGCGCGGTGTTGGGGCTGCCGCAGGGCGTCGAGGGCCGTCTGCCCGTCGTCGGCCGATCCGACGACCCGCAGGTCGGGGGTGGCGTCGAGGATCATCTCGAACCCGGTGCGCACGAGATCCTGGTCGTCGACCAGGAAGACACGGATCTGCTCGCCGTCTCTCATCGAGTCTCCCGCCTTCCCGGGGCACCCGACGGGGCGGCGAGTTCCACAGGCCCCGCCGAAGCCGACGGGAATTCGTAGGGGATCGCGGCATCGACGCAGAACCCGCCGCCCTGACGTGGACCGGCCTCCAGAACGCCGCCGAGGGCGCGAAGCCGCTCCCGCATGCCGTCGACGCCGTAGCCGGGCCGTGACGCCTGGCCTGCCGCTGCGCCGCCGCGGGCGCCGACGCCATCGTCCTCGATCCGCACGCTGACCGCACCCGCCCTCTGCTCGACGACCACGCGCGCCGTGGCCTTGGGACCGGCGTGCTTCAGCACATTCGTCAGCGACTCCCGTACGACGCGGAGCACCGCGGAACCCGCCACAGCAGGGATCTTGTCGAACGCGGCCGGGGCGGCGTCGACATCGACGGGGAGCCCTGCCGCACGCACCGAGTCGATGACCTGCCCCAGTTCGGCGACGCCCACCCGTGCCCCTTGCGGCTCATCCGGCCCGCCCGCGTCGCGGAGCACGTCGATGACGCTGCGTACCTCGGTGAGGGCCGACCGCGCGGTACGTCCAATGGTGGCGAGAACCTTCGCGGCATCCGTACGGTCCCAGGGCTGTGCGTGATCGGCCGCGTACCCGGCGCCGTCGGCCTGCACGATGACGACGGTGAGGGAGTGGGCCACGACGTCGTGGATCTCCCGCGCCACGGAGACCCGCTGCTGCTGCGCCGCGAAACGTTCGCGCTGCACCCGGCTCTCCTCCAGCCGCGCGTTCACCTCGCGCAGCGCCCGGATGTTGGCCTGCCGGCCGCGGACGAGATTGCCGATGACCCAGACCAGCACGGAGATGACGCCGACGAACACGGCGATGCTGCGCACGTTCGCCATATTGTCCGGCGGAAGGGCCCAGCGGAAGGCGGCAAGCACCGTGCCGACGAGCGCGGCGCCCAAGGCGACCAGCCGGACCCGAAACGATGCGACGTGCGCGGCGACCGTGTAGATGACGACGGCCTGAGCGATGTTGGCCGGCAACGGGTCCGGCAGCAGCGCGAGTTGGACGGCGAACACCGACGCCGACCAGACGAGGACCCACGTCGGGTGGCGCCGCCGAACGGCGAGCGGAAGGATGGCCGCGGTTGCGATCAGGAATGCGGTCAGCCCGGCGAGCGCACTGAGCAGACCGAACACCAGCCACAGCAGCCCGGCGAGCGCCAGATCCAGCTGCCTGGGGTGCTCCCGTGACCACCGGTCGATCCGGGCCGCAAGGAAGGTCCTGTGCTCCAAGACGCCTCCCGCCGCACTGTGACCAGCCGGCCGGCGCAGTTGTCTCGCCGACCCCCGACCAGCATAGATCCAGGGCACGTCGTTCGAATCTTCGTGAGCTCGCGGCGGCAGCGGGACCGCGCCGGGCTCCCGGAAGGCAGGAGCTCCGCGTGGCCGGAGGGCGGCCCCGCGAAGGCGCTGGTCCGGGCCACGCGTTGTGCGACTCCCCACAGGCAAGGGCGTCCGGCTCCCCGCGGACAAAGGCGTCCAAATCCCCACGTAAATGGGCACGGACGGTGCGCTCGCGTCGCCCCCAGCGTCGTCGCGGGCGGTTCCAGGGACCGAGCGCCCGCGGGCGCCCCGGCACCGCTCTGACCTTGTCCGTCGGCTCGAAAGCGCCCCCGTAAGCTCGACGGCATGAAGGTCCTGCCCTGGCTCCGTGCGATCGGTGAGACGGCTCGGTCCGGACTGTCGGTGGAGCGGACGGCGCTCCATCCGCTCGTGGCTCTGCGGGGAGCGCTCGGCGT
It contains:
- a CDS encoding GyrI-like domain-containing protein; translated protein: MTSNASQPAGASGGPELVTVGETVTAVVRGVVPLTGLRDFFDGSFRALGETLARQQVTVTGPAFGFYREPPKETADLEVGFATDRPVRPEGDVVAGSLPATRVARLIHHGSFNGLGASWERLFAWTQEQGLKTGPGMWEVYLTEPTPDMDPSELRTELNVPVAE
- a CDS encoding class I SAM-dependent DNA methyltransferase, producing MTGPDFLGATRTFYDAVAADYAERFHDELAAKPLDRALLAAFAELVLSAGGGKVADLGCGPGRMTAHLRELGLSVYGVDLSPRMVELARRANPQLRFEEGSMTELGLPDGALAGIVSWYSIIHTPGDLLPEVFAEFHRMLVPGGHLLVAFQVGDESVYLARPLGHPVALDFHRQQPDRIAELLSEAGLSLEARLLREADGRGMETTPQAFLLARKS
- a CDS encoding CPBP family intramembrane glutamic endopeptidase, which translates into the protein MFERLSDRTSSIVFIVLTLGISLGTANVAGGIILAFSPVLVTLVMLLVVTREGYSRNGWGRLGMGRLGLRIWPFTVAATAGVSVLATAGTVAFGFARFTAPHDDWAKSALILCVTGPILAFAEEIGWRGYLQPRLAFLGERRAMLVIGVVWIAWHLPYILLTPYYHSDGDMALVLPLFGASVIAFSFLIGYLRVMAGSVWPAVLAHFAHNATFAWLLNHAISTKHPVIFSEYLAGDTGLFVFIGTAAFALVAGVRYSAAASRRPAHASGR
- a CDS encoding response regulator, with the translated sequence MRDGEQIRVFLVDDQDLVRTGFEMILDATPDLRVVGSADDGQTALDALRQPQHRADIVLMDIRMPGLDGVEATRRLLATPDPPRVVMLTTFDDDELLVAALRAGAAGFLLKDAGAAELLTAIRAAAAGEAPIAPRLVRRLIDSFVLSPPATDATEQQPAAGADLGRLTAREREILASVGLGLTNAEIAARLQLAESTVKTHLGSVLRKLDLRDRVQAVIIAQTHGLADDSRRPST
- a CDS encoding CoA-acylating methylmalonate-semialdehyde dehydrogenase; its protein translation is MKTLGHWIGGKAVESVSGNVGPVYNPATGAQPTHVALASAEEVDSAVDAAGRAYEEWSQSSLAKRTAFLFKYRELLDAHRDEIAALITSEHGKVHSDALGEVARGMEILELACGIPEKLKGELSTQVSSRVDVSSIRQPLGVVAGITPFNFPAMVPMWMFPLAIACGNTFVLKPSEKDPSAPYRLAELAAEAGLPDGVLNVVNGDKIAVDRLLSHPDVAGVSFVGSTPIAKYIQTEAVAHGKRVQALGGAKNHMLVLPDADLDFAADNAINAAYGSAGERCMAVSVVVAVGDTGDELVAKIADRAHKLRIGPGDDPSSEMGPLITREHRDKVASYVGGAREQGADVVVDGTGYTVEGHEDGFFLGVSLLDKVSADMDAYRDEIFGPVLCVVRADSYDEAIKLINSSRWGNGTAIFTRDGGAARRFQLEVEAGMVGVNVPIPVPVGHHSFGGWKDSLFGDLHIYGNDGIAFYTRGKVITTRWPDPAESGGINLGFPTSS
- a CDS encoding sensor histidine kinase, producing MEHRTFLAARIDRWSREHPRQLDLALAGLLWLVFGLLSALAGLTAFLIATAAILPLAVRRRHPTWVLVWSASVFAVQLALLPDPLPANIAQAVVIYTVAAHVASFRVRLVALGAALVGTVLAAFRWALPPDNMANVRSIAVFVGVISVLVWVIGNLVRGRQANIRALREVNARLEESRVQRERFAAQQQRVSVAREIHDVVAHSLTVVIVQADGAGYAADHAQPWDRTDAAKVLATIGRTARSALTEVRSVIDVLRDAGGPDEPQGARVGVAELGQVIDSVRAAGLPVDVDAAPAAFDKIPAVAGSAVLRVVRESLTNVLKHAGPKATARVVVEQRAGAVSVRIEDDGVGARGGAAAGQASRPGYGVDGMRERLRALGGVLEAGPRQGGGFCVDAAIPYEFPSASAGPVELAAPSGAPGRRETR
- a CDS encoding GNAT family N-acetyltransferase; amino-acid sequence: MNGIEIRPVRTGELEAVARLRWQWAKERQRTPVTSRDEFVSRFVTWALRNASSHRCVVVARDDEVIGMAWLAVTQRVPHPGAPERASGDLQCVYVSPEERGGGLGGRLIEEVLALARESGLERLTVHSSDAAVPAYLRAGFSHSRVLLQTEPGAAAGPGTDGHGPVPRLVKPGQ